The nucleotide sequence GTTTCTTAGGATAGAATTCAAAACTAAAATTTCAGGATTCAAAGtcatgacatttttaaagttcttgatgcattttgttaattttttggaACTTGGTTATATTTATTTACCCAGCCATCATCAATGCAAAGTTCTGTTTCACTGCTAAAATTGTAtatcagaattaaaaacaaaacaaaatgctccctctggttttcatttacattttttaaattatggttatGTTTCCTACCCAGgtatattttggttttatatgtatatataaatataatttacataataaattgCAGTCCAAGTGTATAGAAAACTTAAAGTCATCCTAGATCTATCCCTCTTCTTCACCACCCACCTCCAGTCAATCACCAGATCCTGTGAATTCTActtccaaaatatttcaaatttatttacttatctctATCTCTATACTACTGCCCTACTAAAAATCATCATCATTAGTCACATGCACTGCTGCAGCTCCTCTCCACATCCTCAAAAGGCCCTAACAGCAGCCAAagtaatttgaataaaaattatgttacatCACAGCACTCCTTTCCTTCCATAACTTTCCATTGCTTTTACAATAAAGATTCATATTTTTCACATAGTCAACAAGACCCTGAGAGAGCTGGCCTCTGCCTTTCTATTCTCAAGACATTTTTACCCTAACTCACTTGACGTTGGTCACACTTTGTTCTCACCtctatctttttcttccttgcctTCCAGTCAGTCTTAGATTTAATAGTGCTTGACAAGAATGGCCTTTCCTACCTCCCCAAACACATTAGGTTAGACCCCCACTATGTCTTCattaaatgtgttatattttttcttcatagcaaTTATCTCAATTGTAATTTTTCAGTTAGCTGTGTAACTAGTTGTTTAATggctccccccccccaactcaGGCTAAGATCCCTTTCTCACTCTAAAACCAAGCTGTATTTCCTCTCCCAACTATGATAATTACAAATTTTCCCTGTGATGTacaactatttttataaattcttatagTTCTAATACAGAAtgtttaaaaagctattttatgcATACTTTTGACAAGTTTGCTCTGTACAGGTATATGTCATTtaataggaattcttttatgcTCACAAAAGAACAGGATTCCTGAAAAAGGGGAGTAGATGGggctaagttttaatttttttagaactttataattgagaatgattttatatgtttatcttttagGATAAGAAAAGTACTTCAGCTTTAAATTCTGATACAGAAATGAAACCTGAACAACTACCTCCTTGTGTGAACCCTGGCAATCCTGTGTTTTCATGTATGTTGGACCCAAAGACACTCTGTACAGCAACCTCACTATCAAAACCTAAGATGATTATGTATAAAACCAATTCAGGTCATTATGGTGAATTTTTACCTATACCACAGTTTTTTCCCTGCAATTATACTCCAACAGAGCAAGCATTTTCAAACCGTATCAGAGCAACTGGATTTTGTGAAAATAACTCTCTAAATATTGCACCTGACAGAACCAGAACCCTtgattttcctaattttcaacatactctatgaaaatatattcctttGTATATTTAAGAGAAAGCATACCTAgcaaaaacaagttttaaatctAAGGCAAAAATACTTaatttagaagataaaaagacttggatcagtttttaaaatacctttaagAAATTAAGCATTTCAACTGATAACTAAATGacagtgacttttaaaaataaaaatagcaaaataaaaggtaaaaagtgTTTTAGTGTATCTTACCTTTATTTTGTACACGTACTCCAAAAACTTCAACAAGTTTTCATGATCTTACTTGTCTACTGAGTATATTTATCAAGACAAAGGAACACAATAgctccaagaaaaaaatggattaagGAAGATTCTGACCAATAATTTCCCACTTTTCTGTTATCTCAAATAATGGCTTAGAAGTCAGGAAATGATAGTTCCCAGTGGTACACTGGTAGAAGAGAAGacttattcattcatgtatttagcaaaaatttatttaacatttacttaTAGCATAGTATACTATGCAAATGCGgacacacaaataaaaaacaatggcttttattatttcaacTAACAATATTTTGGGAGAATGAGATtagcaaattaataaaaagtgacCGACCGagcatagtggttcatgcctatacttccagcactttgggaatctgaagggggaggatcgcttgaggacaggagtttgagaccagcttgggcaacatagtgagacctactctctacaaaaaataaaaacattttaaagacttaGCTGGGTGCCATGGTGttcacctgtagtcacagctactcaggagactgaggcaggaagattgcttgagcccaggagttaaaggttgcagtgaactttgatcatgccactgtactctagcccaggtaacaacaagatcctatttcaaaaaaaaaagagaattgctGAAATTAAAAGGAGATTGGGAGAAATGTCCTGGAGAAGATAAAGCTAAATCAAAGGAAAGGTCATTCCAGtcagaaaatgtataaaagtacAAAGATATGAGAGAATGTGGTATACTTTTATATATGCAATTAGTTTGATATTATCTTTAACACAGTATAAACATTGGTGGCTGACAGGCTATACAATTCTTCAAGATCTGTGATTTACTGTACACAGAGATTTATTTCAGCTGCCATTATCAGAGCGTTCCACCAAAACCAGCCTATTTCACTTATCgtgctcctaaattgagcagctactactACTCACAGCTAATGAGGCGATTTTGAGTCATACTTCTGATttgctgactactatgtaaatgaagtaacttttgagACATatttctgattggctgactactatgtaaatgaggtgacttttgtgaaaacttgccattggctaactgtaataCCCCAAAAGGTATacaactaaaagaaaacgaaaaagggcgctcagagtttggtggcagatatcCCTCTCTGAGCCCTCTGgcgaaataaagctgactctccaactctccgtgtgccactcgggtttttctttggccaagagGCCAAGAGTTGTTCacagccgggcgaggtggctcacgcctgtaatcctagcactctgagaggccaaggcgggtagattgctagaggtcagaagttcaaaaccagcctgagcaagagcaagaccccatctctactataaatagaaagaaattaattggccaactaataaatatagaaaaaatcagcccggcatgatggtgcatgcctgtagtcccagctactcaagaggctgaggcaagaagattgcttaagctcaggaggttgaggttgctgtgagctaggctgacgccacggcactcactctagcctgggcaacaaagtgagactctgtctcaaaaaaaaaaaagatctgttcACACCTGCCATAACACCATCATAAACCATATGTTCAATTGGGCCTGAGtacctttactttttaaaaaaacctacttATTTTTCCCTGTTGGTTTCaggtttttcattttcatcaattGGAATAATGTTGTGAGTCATTAGGGGGTAAGAAAAATTGAatcttctaattataaaaatggaatgatgTGAGGAAACAGCTCAAACTCTGCAACCTCGTCAGTTTCTTCCAGGCATTACACAAGATTTCCAGGTGAAGGATACAACAGAATTTGAATTTATCAGCCTTTTCTCCCTGAATAAACTATACAAACCATTTTTCCTCTTCACTGTAGGTACCCAGTTTGTGGCAAgtgaattcatatttttaagatgCAGGACCTAGATTCTAACCTAAAATTCCTTACTATGGCAGGTGGTTAGgccctttttgttttgttgttgctacAATATCTCAAAATCAAGCATGTTTTCTGCAATGCCATTATGTATTCTGTCATTCAGTGCCTATTAAAATCCAGCGAGGGACTATTCTAGGCGCTAGGAGGCAGCCCTAATGGAGATTAGATTCTATTAAGTTCTATTTGgagaaaacagaccaaaaaacatatgtataaatatgtaattatataaatcCATACatgtttacataaatatatatgtccaTATGTATAGAACAtgctgtcaacagaaaagaagtcaaactctgtaaaataagttTAAGAGGTTTACTCAACTCAGTAATCTAGTTAAAAAAAACCAGAAGCTGGATTGGGAAACCCCCTAACAGCTGAATATGCCAGTTGTTTTGAGACATTTTTGcataaaaaatttatatctacaaagaaaatcaCTGGAAGTTCTTAAATGGGAGAAAGCATGGACTTAAATCTATATAACAAGCCTCACCTTTTTCTTGTAGGCTTCTTTGTTTCACAAATAATGATACTTAAATATGAATTCTAACCTCTGtgcctttgaaatgtaaaatttctaCTTTGTCTTACCTAAGAGCCAACcctttggaaatgcaaatttaggGTGGAATTCTTTaagtgaatatataaatatgggatgaataaaacagacattGATAAAGTTAAAACAAAGGTCTTAATCCCACACTATCAAAGGTTGGTTGACCAAAAGGAGCCCGATGCTGGTCCTCCAACATTGAAGGGCCCAAAATGAGTCCACTCTATTTACCTCAGTTTGgagaaatctaaaaaagtcagaAGGCAGAGATCATGATGAAAAACTTGGCTCACAATTGCTTAGGGCGAAGGCCAGGCAGGTTTATCAAGATGAAAATAGTTACAAAAGAGCTAGGATCCTCTGACTTAACTTCCTGCTAGGGGCCCAAATCTTTCTGCATTTTTGGAACATAGCCTGTCTAGAATTCTCCCTCTGTACAGCTGAACCTCTAGACAGACACTTGGATGAAACCTCAAAATCTCAGGATCCTCATAAGGAAATGTGGCCTTTCTGTCTAAAAGTGGGCAAACTACTTggaaactgacaaaaaaaaaatcttaaaaagcatttttccacaaatattagttaaaaaaatctttagtcATGTGGGCAAGTAATCTTAACTTCTTCCACTGGTGTTATAAACAAAAATCTAATCTCTTACTGAAAGCTAGGCACTTGTCTTCAAGGCCGCATTAGAAGAACAATGATAAATCATTGGTGAAtaggaaagagagatttattaatttgccagcaaatgaggaaaatggcagACTCCCATCTAACAGTACCAAATTTCCTCAttataagcagaaatacacaGCTTTTAAAGGGATGGCTTTTAGTTCTAGCCTATGGTCCTTCAATTACAGTTGATGATTTTGATGTTCCCATCTCCAAAATGCCCAGTGCTAATAACCAGAGACATTCAAACTGAAAACcagaaaattattctttgagCTCAAATCTAGAAATCTTCTCAACTAACATCCCTCTGGACTCAGACACTGATACCAAGTTGACAGTTTGTTTTAGCCActcatctctgtttttcttttatttcagctgGTTTGGCTCATTGAAGCCCTAAAGAGAATATTCTAAACTTTTAATATTATCCTCCTGATAGTTATAGTAGTGTGCCCTGTATTCtttcaaaaggtttttttttgttttttagacagagccttgctctgttgcctgggctagagtgctatagcatcagtctagctcacagcaacctcaaactcctgggctcaagtgatcctcctgcctcaacctcccaagtagctgggtctacaggcatgcaccaccatgcctggctaatttttctattttgttttttagtagagatgggggtcccctcttgctcaggctggcctccaactcctgacctcaagcaatcctcctgcctcagcctcccagagtgcttggattacatcTCAGAAGGTCTTATGGTCTGCATGTAGCTACCCACTAAATGTCAAATGGTTTCTCTCCAGATGGAATGAcaaaaactgagaaatgcatgGTAACAAGAACACCTTTGTTACCAAACACTTGGTACTTGTCCTCAAGGCCAaatcagtgagaatgaagaagaagtggtttgaagaaaaggaaagagaaggttgTTAATTTGCCAACAAATGAGAAGGCCAGCAGACTAGCATCTCAAAGACTTCCATCCTGCCTTTCAGCAGAAACATGGGGCAAAGTGGGGTTTTCAGCAGTTGGGCTCAGGTCTAACCAGTGTCACATGGTCATGGCTTCAGgctattgttaactataattggTAGTTTTGGTAGACCTTATCTCCTGTGAGGATGACCTTGTGGCCGTTGGACAATTCTACttagccatctcctgtggtttaagactctagaaaacaaacagcaaagaacatttttctgcccctttgattactggcctcagggaagaaatacacattttaattccccaaaagggTGGGAGTTTTAGAGAGacaactcataaaatattttgttgccttttttccaacctttacctctgttacaccATAACCTATGAATGACACGTTGGACCTGAAAACCCAGGATAACAGTGACTGAGAGTAGCGCTGATGCCCTAAGTTTTAGTCATACAAACCTAATTAGTTTTAGTTTGGAGAAATGGAACTTGATCATGAGTGATGCCATTTTGGTTTGATCTTGTAAACTAAactaaaatcctaagcccccgtcgcctaaatggaccccctcttgtCCAAGGGGAGcccagaaaaatcttaaaacttgAGTTCTAGGCCATGAGGAGAAGGTAGGTCAGACACACCTTATTACACCCCcacccttttggagtttagaataccaactgaccagcattaatgttaaaagaGAGATAATAAGAATGACAAAACAGAttctttgtggcaataagatactaaattactAAAAGGACCTAAGGCCAGGAAAGGCAAAGGTTAAATCACACCttgcaggccatcaatttgcttaacagaaCACTTTCCCTATGTATACTGTGGCTTGCTCTACCATTAACAGAGGtctttatcttaaaacattcctttctacttattctaagcctttagacaaagctttatttctttaaccaattacaaatcaaagaatctctgaacccatctataacctgtaagctccctCTTCCTCAAGATgccctgccttttcaggccaaaccaatgtatatcttccatgtactgatttatgactttacctgcaATTTCTATCTCCCTAacatgtataaaaccaaactgtaatccaaCTGCCTCAGGACCAAGCCTTTTTGGCCTTGGACCAAGGCTTACTCAAGGCTTTTTGGATTTGTGGATCCCTGGGCCATCGGGCACATATATTcaactcagaataaacctctttaaattattttacagagttttggTCTTTTCCATTAACAATCTGTTGGGGCCTAGTCAGGAGCTCAGTCCTttactcctgacctcaattgatcctctcaccttggccttccagaatgctaggattttttttttttttttttttttttttttgagagagagtctcgctttgttgtccaggctagagtgagtgccgtggcgtcagcctagctcacagcaacctcaaactcctgggctcgagcaatccttctgcctcagcctcccgagtagctgggactacaggcatgcgccaccatgcccggctaattttttttatatatatatatatcagttggccaattaatttctttctatttatagtagagacggggtctcgctcttgctcaggctggttttgaactcctgaccttgagcaatccgcccgcctcggcctcccaagagctaggattaaaggcatgagccaccttgtccAGCCAGGAGCTCAGTCCTGTTAAAATGCTCAAGCACTTTAATGAGATGAAGACTTGTTTAGGGAAACTAATTACCTGTGGACCCTAGTGAACTCTCAAATAACTGTCAGTTAAGAGGTAAGGGGCATGTGGGGAAATACTCCTTTTTAAATGTAGTCTaacaaagccaggcatggtggcttgagcctataatcccagctacttgggaggctgaggtgggaggatcaaccTGAgaccaggatttcaagaccagcctgagcaacaaaggagaccctttctctaagaaaatttaaaaatatcagcagGGCATGGTAGTGTTACCAAAAATTCACACTTGTCCAAGAGGCCaaagaagaacgaggacaagcagtttgaggaggaaggaaagaa is from Microcebus murinus isolate Inina chromosome 6, M.murinus_Inina_mat1.0, whole genome shotgun sequence and encodes:
- the PIERCE2 gene encoding piercer of microtubule wall 2 protein — its product is MTDRNWDKKSTSALNSDTEMKPEQLPPCVNPGNPVFSCMLDPKTLCTATSLSKPKMIMYKTNSGHYGEFLPIPQFFPCNYTPTEQAFSNRIRATGFCENNSLNIAPDRTRTLDFPNFQHTL